In the Sphingomonas sp. LM7 genome, one interval contains:
- a CDS encoding HlyD family type I secretion periplasmic adaptor subunit has protein sequence MASLADRFPNLTRHWTVLRESWRLQNDAETRARPRDEHEFLPAALEITEAPPSPGLRWLMLTLCALFVLALLWALIGRIDVVAVASGKTVATGNAKVLQPIEIGAVRAIHVRNGQFVRRGQLLIELDPTLATAEEAQSTQALRTAQLVQARNNALLAHLQGRPATFVAPPGTPPAVARAEATYVRTTVAEYQAQAASLGKQRAEKLAQLKASQAQVAKLREALPFIEKQLTARNDLTGRGYYSKLKLLEYEQARAEHIREIDVQSAQGLGAQAAIGTIDAELRRLRETFGKGAATDLTAANDKAGLASEELRKSERRRRYQELRSPVDGMVQQLAVSTIGGVVQPAQPLMVIVPCARGRGDECASVLEVEASVLNKDIGFVHQGQRVAVKLEAFNFTDWGMIEGVVDTVSRDSVDPGREAQQGDKAGQAPGSPTYAARIRLRCGAGDPLRTPLCDRVRPGMSTQAEIKTGRRRIIDYLLSPISQTVAEAGRER, from the coding sequence ATGGCGAGCCTGGCCGATCGCTTCCCCAATCTCACGCGTCACTGGACGGTGCTGCGCGAGAGCTGGCGCTTGCAGAACGATGCCGAGACCCGCGCACGTCCTCGCGACGAGCACGAGTTCCTCCCCGCCGCACTGGAAATCACCGAAGCGCCGCCGAGCCCCGGGCTGCGCTGGCTGATGCTGACGCTCTGCGCGCTGTTCGTGCTCGCGCTGCTCTGGGCATTGATCGGGCGGATCGACGTGGTCGCGGTGGCGAGCGGCAAGACCGTGGCGACGGGCAACGCCAAGGTGCTTCAGCCGATCGAAATCGGGGCGGTCCGCGCGATCCATGTCCGCAACGGCCAGTTCGTCCGCCGCGGCCAGTTGCTCATCGAGCTCGATCCGACACTGGCGACGGCGGAAGAGGCGCAATCGACGCAGGCGCTACGCACCGCCCAGCTTGTCCAGGCCCGCAACAATGCGCTGCTCGCGCATCTTCAGGGGCGCCCGGCAACCTTCGTCGCGCCGCCCGGCACACCGCCCGCAGTCGCGCGGGCGGAGGCGACCTATGTGCGCACAACAGTCGCCGAATATCAGGCGCAGGCCGCAAGCCTCGGCAAGCAGCGCGCCGAGAAGCTCGCGCAATTGAAGGCGTCGCAGGCGCAGGTCGCCAAGCTGCGCGAGGCCCTGCCGTTCATCGAGAAGCAGCTGACCGCGCGCAACGATCTTACCGGCCGCGGCTATTATTCGAAGCTCAAGCTGCTCGAATACGAGCAGGCGCGCGCCGAGCATATTCGCGAGATCGACGTACAAAGCGCGCAGGGGCTAGGCGCGCAGGCGGCGATCGGCACGATCGACGCCGAACTGCGGCGGCTGCGCGAGACTTTCGGCAAGGGCGCCGCGACCGACCTGACCGCCGCCAACGACAAGGCCGGTCTCGCCTCCGAGGAACTCCGCAAGAGCGAGCGGCGCCGGCGCTATCAGGAGCTGCGCAGCCCAGTCGACGGGATGGTCCAGCAGCTTGCGGTCTCGACGATCGGCGGAGTCGTCCAGCCGGCTCAGCCGCTGATGGTGATCGTGCCCTGCGCGCGTGGCCGCGGCGACGAATGCGCCAGCGTGCTCGAAGTCGAGGCCTCGGTGCTGAACAAGGATATCGGCTTCGTCCATCAGGGCCAGCGCGTCGCGGTGAAGCTGGAAGCGTTCAACTTCACCGACTGGGGCATGATCGAGGGCGTGGTCGATACGGTCAGCCGCGATTCGGTCGATCCCGGGCGCGAGGCGCAGCAAGGCGACAAGGCGGGGCAGGCGCCTGGCAGCCCGACCTATGCCGCGCGGATCCGGCTGCGCTGCGGCGCCGGCGATCCGCTGCGCACGCCACTCTGCGATCGGGTGCGCCCCGGCATGAGCACCCAGGCCGAGATCAAGACCGGCCGGCGGCGGATCATCGACTACCTGCTCTCGCCGATCTCCCAGACCGTGGCGGAAGCCGGCCGCGAGCGCTGA
- a CDS encoding type I secretion system permease/ATPase, translated as MTQEAVVDSAGSFDPALVCFVLVAKFLGIPADPGQILHERGRGEAPFHFDDLARVSRRLGIIARRRNADLGALQRIPTPLLIALADGGTAILLRADSNDEGSRFLVQRADAERPDLWLGEQMAAQFAGSVLMMTSRERLAGEKRHFDVSWFIPALVKYRKPLRDVLIGSFFLQLAGLVSPIFFQLVIDKVLAHQSMTTLDVLAFGLAVVLIFETILSGLRTWLFAHTTNRVDAELSAALFRHLVALPLGYFESRRVGDSVARVRELENIRQFLTSNAVTVVIDLVFTIVFFAVMYLYSPMLTLVVAATIPIYVAISVLVTPALRARLDEKFKRGAENQSFLVETVAGIGTLKSMAVEPRMRDKWERQFAGYVKTGFDVTVLANWGGNAIQLVSKLCTVAILFFGAKAVIAGDLSVGSLVAFNMLAGRVAQPILRLSQLWQDFQQVRISVDRLGDILNTPAEPEHNPNRASLPPIEGRIEFDKVRFRYRPDAPEALRGVSLTIEPSEMIGIVGPSGSGKSTLTKLVQRLYVPEQGRVLVDGVDLALVDPAWLRRQVGVVLQENILFNRSVRENISLADPTLPMEQVIHAAQLAGAHEFILSLQHGYDTIIEERGANLSGGQRQRIAIARALIGDPRILILDEATSALDAESEEIIQHNLNAIAKGRTVIIIAHRLSAVRPCDRIVTVEAGEVTEIGNHETLLAAGGRYAQLYSKQMGFAAAPRRSGEVVA; from the coding sequence GTGACACAAGAGGCGGTGGTTGATTCGGCCGGATCGTTCGATCCTGCGCTGGTTTGTTTCGTTCTGGTCGCGAAATTTCTTGGCATACCTGCCGATCCCGGACAGATCCTGCATGAACGCGGGCGCGGCGAGGCTCCGTTTCACTTCGACGATCTCGCGCGCGTGTCGCGGCGACTGGGAATCATCGCGCGCCGGCGCAATGCCGATCTCGGCGCGCTCCAGCGGATACCCACGCCGCTGCTGATCGCGCTCGCCGATGGCGGCACTGCGATCCTGCTGCGCGCCGATTCGAACGACGAAGGCAGCCGTTTCCTCGTCCAGCGCGCCGATGCCGAGCGTCCCGATCTCTGGCTGGGCGAGCAGATGGCCGCGCAGTTCGCCGGATCGGTGCTGATGATGACCTCGCGCGAACGGCTAGCGGGCGAGAAGCGCCATTTCGACGTCAGCTGGTTCATTCCGGCGCTGGTCAAGTACCGCAAGCCGCTGCGCGACGTGCTGATCGGCAGCTTCTTCCTCCAACTCGCCGGGCTGGTCTCCCCGATTTTCTTCCAGCTGGTGATCGACAAGGTGCTTGCCCACCAGTCGATGACGACGCTCGACGTGCTCGCTTTCGGGCTGGCGGTGGTGCTCATCTTCGAGACGATCCTGTCGGGGCTGCGGACCTGGCTGTTCGCGCACACCACCAACCGCGTCGATGCCGAACTGTCGGCGGCGCTGTTCCGCCACCTCGTCGCACTGCCGCTCGGTTATTTCGAGTCGCGCCGGGTGGGCGACAGCGTCGCGCGCGTCCGCGAGCTCGAGAATATCCGCCAGTTCCTCACTTCGAACGCCGTTACCGTGGTCATCGATCTCGTCTTCACGATCGTGTTCTTCGCGGTAATGTATCTCTATTCGCCGATGCTCACGCTCGTGGTGGCGGCGACGATCCCGATCTATGTCGCGATATCGGTGCTCGTGACGCCCGCGCTCCGCGCCCGGCTCGACGAGAAGTTCAAGCGCGGCGCCGAGAACCAGTCTTTCCTGGTCGAGACGGTCGCCGGGATCGGCACACTCAAGTCGATGGCGGTCGAGCCGCGGATGCGCGACAAATGGGAGCGTCAGTTCGCTGGCTATGTGAAGACCGGCTTCGACGTTACCGTGCTCGCAAACTGGGGCGGCAACGCGATCCAGCTCGTTTCCAAGCTGTGCACCGTCGCGATCCTGTTCTTCGGCGCCAAGGCGGTGATCGCGGGCGACTTGTCGGTCGGCTCGCTCGTCGCGTTCAACATGCTCGCGGGCCGCGTCGCCCAGCCGATCCTGCGGCTGTCGCAGCTGTGGCAGGATTTCCAGCAGGTGCGGATATCAGTCGATCGGCTGGGCGACATCCTCAACACGCCCGCCGAACCCGAGCATAACCCCAACCGCGCCAGCCTGCCGCCGATCGAGGGGCGGATCGAGTTCGACAAGGTCCGCTTCCGCTACCGGCCCGACGCGCCGGAGGCGTTGCGCGGCGTGAGTCTGACGATCGAACCCTCCGAGATGATCGGCATCGTCGGCCCCTCGGGGTCGGGTAAGTCGACGCTGACCAAGCTCGTCCAGCGGCTCTACGTGCCAGAGCAGGGCAGGGTGCTGGTCGATGGCGTCGACCTCGCGCTGGTCGATCCGGCGTGGCTGCGGCGTCAGGTCGGCGTCGTGCTGCAGGAGAATATCCTGTTCAATCGCTCGGTGCGCGAGAATATCTCGCTCGCCGATCCGACCCTGCCGATGGAGCAGGTCATCCACGCCGCGCAGCTTGCCGGGGCGCACGAGTTCATCCTCAGCCTCCAGCACGGCTATGACACGATCATCGAGGAGCGCGGCGCCAATCTTTCGGGCGGCCAGCGCCAGCGCATCGCGATTGCGCGCGCGCTGATCGGCGACCCGCGCATCCTCATCCTCGACGAGGCGACCAGTGCGCTCGATGCCGAGAGCGAGGAGATCATTCAGCATAATCTCAATGCGATCGCGAAAGGACGTACCGTGATCATCATCGCGCACCGCCTCTCGGCCGTGCGGCCGTGCGACCGCATCGTCACGGTGGAGGCAGGCGAAGTGACCGAGATCGGCAATCACGAGACCCTGCTTGCCGCGGGCGGCCGCTACGCCCAGCTCTATTCCAAGCAGATGGGTTTCGCCGCCGCGCCGCGCCGCTCTGGCGAGGTGGTGGCGTGA
- a CDS encoding toxin-activating lysine-acyltransferase — translation MTRNESAPEAAANGTSAQQLDPEIAKKLAAVRSHVRESFGNVVMTMMMLPRYRNQSLADLQHLVLDPLLRDRVALAYPRDSEEKPMSDVSGVAIWASVSDAVDAKILEQIAAGVFPVRLKGEDWNSGDNNWLLDVIAPDQKTTATVIANFRQLVKEGGLKLHPLVTRLVDAETLQKMGATRGGTPPAEVPVDMPEPAGNA, via the coding sequence ATGACACGGAATGAAAGCGCACCAGAGGCTGCGGCGAACGGCACCTCCGCGCAACAGCTCGATCCTGAGATTGCCAAGAAGCTGGCCGCAGTCCGCAGCCATGTGCGGGAGAGCTTCGGCAACGTCGTGATGACCATGATGATGCTGCCGCGTTATCGAAACCAGTCGCTGGCCGATCTTCAGCACCTCGTGCTCGATCCGCTGCTGCGTGACCGGGTCGCCCTCGCCTACCCGCGCGACAGCGAGGAGAAGCCCATGTCCGATGTCAGTGGCGTGGCGATCTGGGCGAGCGTGTCGGACGCCGTCGATGCGAAGATCCTCGAGCAGATCGCCGCGGGCGTCTTTCCGGTGCGGCTGAAGGGCGAGGACTGGAATTCGGGCGACAACAACTGGCTGCTCGACGTGATCGCGCCCGACCAGAAGACCACCGCCACGGTGATCGCCAATTTTCGCCAGCTGGTGAAGGAAGGCGGGCTAAAGCTCCACCCGCTCGTCACGCGCCTGGTCGATGCCGAGACCTTGCAGAAGATGGGAGCGACGCGCGGCGGAACGCCGCCAGCCGAAGTGCCCGTCGATATGCCCGAGCCGGCCGGCAACGCCTGA